One genomic window of Malaciobacter molluscorum LMG 25693 includes the following:
- the ppnP gene encoding pyrimidine/purine nucleoside phosphorylase — MAKFENVSIAKAANIFYEGNITSRSIEFQDGSRKTLGIMLPGEYELNTINKEIIDIQTGQLEVMLPAEDWMEVSAPASFEVPANSKFKLRVKKLVDYCCTFVK, encoded by the coding sequence ATGGCAAAATTTGAAAATGTAAGTATCGCAAAAGCTGCAAATATTTTCTATGAAGGTAATATCACAAGTAGATCAATTGAATTTCAAGATGGTTCAAGAAAAACGTTAGGAATTATGCTTCCAGGTGAATATGAATTAAATACTATAAATAAAGAAATTATAGATATTCAAACAGGTCAATTAGAAGTAATGTTACCTGCTGAAGATTGGATGGAAGTTAGTGCTCCTGCATCTTTTGAAGTACCTGCAAACTCAAAATTTAAATTAAGAGTTAAGAAATTAGTTGATTATTGTTGTACTTTTGTTAAATAA
- a CDS encoding nitrous oxide reductase accessory protein NosL encodes MLKKVILFFLLFNLSLFAAMDMNHQHNHMMFQTVEKKDAKLVKTDKTKYSCDICGMNLIKFNKTSHAVEFKDGKKQQYCSLHCLSEVYKNHKNNIKSIQVVDTKTLNLIDAKKAYYVVGSSKPGTMSMISKYAFKDKKNATSFQKKFGGEIKTFEEALNIAINSLPKDNTMIDKKRVKMAKKGKKIYETMCIKTDTPKFHTVAQAKKYLIDNNICKNVKPMMIQAVAIYKFDPSLADNTNKKISIPKDAKCPVCGMYVAKHPKWAALIEVNNSHTHYFDGAKDMFKFYLNPSKFSHSHTKDEMKNIIVSDYYTLEKIDAKKAFYVIGSNVYGPMGKELIPFKTQKEANTFMKNHYGKKVLKFHEVKEDILY; translated from the coding sequence ATGTTAAAAAAAGTAATACTTTTTTTCTTGCTTTTTAATCTTAGTTTATTTGCTGCAATGGATATGAATCATCAGCATAATCACATGATGTTCCAAACTGTTGAGAAAAAAGATGCAAAATTAGTAAAAACAGATAAAACAAAATATTCATGTGATATATGTGGAATGAACCTTATAAAATTCAATAAAACATCTCATGCTGTTGAATTTAAAGATGGAAAAAAACAACAATATTGTTCATTACACTGCTTATCAGAAGTTTATAAAAATCATAAAAATAATATTAAGTCTATTCAAGTAGTAGATACAAAAACACTTAATTTAATTGATGCAAAAAAAGCTTATTATGTTGTAGGTAGCTCAAAACCAGGAACAATGAGTATGATAAGTAAATATGCATTTAAAGATAAAAAGAATGCTACATCTTTTCAAAAAAAGTTTGGTGGAGAGATAAAAACATTTGAAGAAGCTTTAAACATTGCTATAAATAGTTTGCCAAAAGATAATACTATGATAGACAAGAAAAGAGTAAAAATGGCAAAAAAAGGTAAAAAAATATATGAAACAATGTGTATAAAAACAGATACACCAAAATTTCATACAGTTGCGCAAGCAAAAAAATATTTAATTGATAATAATATTTGTAAAAATGTAAAACCAATGATGATTCAAGCTGTTGCTATATACAAATTTGATCCAAGTTTAGCAGACAATACAAATAAAAAAATATCTATTCCAAAAGATGCAAAATGTCCAGTTTGTGGAATGTATGTAGCAAAACATCCAAAATGGGCAGCTTTAATAGAAGTAAATAATAGCCATACTCACTATTTTGATGGTGCAAAAGATATGTTTAAATTCTATTTAAATCCTTCTAAATTTTCACATTCTCATACAAAAGATGAGATGAAAAATATAATTGTAAGTGATTATTATACATTGGAAAAAATTGATGCAAAGAAAGCTTTTTATGTTATTGGTTCAAATGTATATGGACCAATGGGTAAAGAGTTGATTCCTTTTAAAACACAAAAAGAAGCAAATACATTTATGAAAAATCATTATGGTAAAAAAGTATTAAAATTTCATGAAGTAAAAGAAGATATATTATATTAA